AGCTTAAATGAGGTGATCGAACTGCTGTAATGTGTACGACGCCGTAGCAATACGGCGCCGTTACTCTTTGGTTATTCCTTTATCATCATAAACAAGACACACCAATGCATTGCTTTGCATTTCATTGTGTTACATAGTTCATGTCTTATTCGCCACGATGATACATCGCCATGGCTAAAGGAAAGGCTGTGATTTCAAAAATACCCACAAGAATTGCACTTGCGATTTTCAGTGCACCATTGGTTGTTTTTTTACTGACCCAACAACTTTGGGCCCCCTATGTAGCCCAATACTTGCTGAATCAGAAATTCTCCGAGATCAATCAATATCTTGACCAACGAAGCCTAGCCTTAGATAACATGATCCAAAGGCAAGCGCAGTCGGTTTCCTTTCGTTGTAATATCGACGATATTCGTTTAATCCGTGACCCTCAGTTCTACAACCGGTTCGTCCGCCTGATCGGAATTGAAAGTGCACAAGGCGTCGGTTGCTCAACGGTTGGTTACCCCATTCAATTGCCTCCTATGATCGGCCAAACACACATCAATCGTGATTCCGAAAACCCATTACCAACCAGATTCCACCTTTCTGCAACGCCGAAAAGTCAAACAGCTTCCAGAGAACTCTTAGTGCAATATATTGAGCCTAGAGGGCGAATGTTTTGGGTGATTGATGGGAGTTGGGCGCAAGAACAGCTGCGACAAACCTGTACCGATTGTTTCTATTTACAATTCAGATTCTTAGACCCTACACTCAGTGAGTTGGCGATCCAACGCGGTAACCCCGCTCTCGCCCATCAACCCAGCCATATTTCCGTCCATCGCACTTCGGGAGTGGCACCATTCCATAGCGAGCAAACATTAATTGCCGGAGAGGCTTTAGAAGACTTTGCTCGCCAGCAAACTCTGGTTTGGGGTATTCCCCTCACTGTGCTATTGGGACTGCTGTTAGCAAGTGGTTACCTTATTTTGCGTAACTACCGAAATTCGATTGAAGGCTTGATCGAAAAAGGGTTACGCGATGAAGAGTTTATTCCCTATTATCAACCTATTATCGATTCCAGAACCCAAGAAGTCGTCGGTTATGAAGTATTGTTACGCTGGAAAAAAGGCCATCAAATGGTGCCACCCGGTATGTTTATTTCCGCAGCCGAAAACTCAGGCCTGATTATTCGAATCACGAACCAACTAATGCATCAAGTCTATCGAGATTTAGCGCGGCTCCCTACATCATGCTGGGTTAGTATTAATGTGGTGGCCGAGCACCTTGAACAACATCATCTTTCTCATTTTCTGGAACAACTCCAGTGGCCATACAGTGAACGGCTCAAATTTGAATTGACTGAGCGAGTACCGATCAAAACCATGACTCAAGCTCAAGAAGAAGTGTTTTATCTCCTGAAAAAGGGCTACCAATTTAAAATTGATGACTTTGGTACTGGTTACGGCGGATTCGCTTACTTACAAAACCTACAGATCAGCAGTATCAAAATAGACAAAATGTTTGTCGATACTATCGATACCAGTGATGTAAAAATCAGTGTGCTAGATTCCATCATCGCTTCTGCCAAACAAGGCAATATCGAAGTGATCGCAGAAGGTGTCGAAGGACAGCACCAAGTCGATTACTTAGCAGAGCGCGGCGTATACTGGATTCAAGGCTATTTTTATGCCAAACCAATGCCAATCAACGAAGCTCTGGCTTTTCATGTTACTACGCGAGCCTCAACCAAGATGGCCACGAATAAAACATAAATCACTTGATTCTGTAACGGATCTCATAGCAAATTAGGCACTCGATTTTGGGATAAGGAGTTCCTGACATGCAACAAAACTGGCTTAAAGCAATCGTCACACTGTTTACCGCTTGGATCAGCACAGGAGCGCACGCTTCTGAACGCGCGGATCTCGCATGGCAAATGATACGAGAAGGTGCGTTATTAGTTGACGTCCGCACCGTTGAAGAATATGCCCAAGGCCATCTCGACAATGCTTTAAACTGGCCACTCAGCGAGGTAGAGACGGCGTTTCAATCTATCGCGAAAGATCGACCGATTGTGGTTTATTGTCGCAGCGGCAATCGTTCAGGGATGGCTCAAAAATACTTAATGGACCAAGGTTACACACAAGTACACAATGGCGGTGGCTATGATGAGCTGCAACGCGCCGTTCGCCTAGTGGATGCCACACCCGACCAATAACCCACCACGTTGAGCCGATGGGAACCCCTCATTCACAAGCGCTACGACTAAAGGGGAATTGCTACCAAAACGATTCGCACGCTATGCTTGTACTGTACAGCGCTAGGCTCAACTAAAAACAATAAAAATCATTATGTTAGATTTGCGGTTGTTTTGCCCACTCGGCTCACCGCGTTTTAGGGGATACTATGCTGCTATTCAATAAAGCCCTCATACATGAGCGCGACACACTGAAACAACAACTTGAGCAGATCACTCAAGCTCATGAACAAGAAGTCGCCCGCTTACAAGCCATCATCCAACAAAAAGACACGGAAATTCGCCAGATCAATCAAGATGCGTTACTGATGAGTACCTTAGCCTCCAACCAATTGACGGGGGGAGCATTGCTGGATGTGATTCGCAATGGGCTTGCTGAAAACACCCAAAATTTAGTGGCAGAAAACCAAACGCTCCAAGAGTTTGGCCAACTCTTTAATCAAACTCACCACGCACTGGAACAGCTTTCACAACGTACGCTTGAAATCGACCGTCAAGCCAAACAGAACATGCAAGCCGCCAACCAACTCGATCAAACCGCGTCTTCTATCGGTAATTTGGTTCACACCATTCAAGAAATCTCCTCACAAACGAATTTACTGGCGCTCAATGCTGCGATTGAAGCCGCTCGTGCCGGTGAAAGTGGGCGCGGATTTGCAGTCGTGGCTGATGAAGTGCGTTCCTTAGCGGCTAAGGCACAGCAAGCCAGTGAAAAAATCCATGAACTTGTCGGCCAAGTGGTGTCTCAAACCTCCGATATCAAAAATTCGATTGTTGATAACCAGACCATCACTCAAGATATGGAGGTCACCGCCAGTCAGATTAAATCGGTCGTTTCTGAAGTGCTTTCGCGCTCCAAACACATGCAGTTCGTGATTGGAATGTCGACCGCGACGATGTTCCTCAATACCGTCAAATTGGATCATGCGGTTTGGAAACATCAGGTCTATAAGCATCTCGATGAAGGGAACAAGGAAGGACATGTCGCGACACATCATGAATGCCGCTTAGGACGTTGGTACTTTGAAGGTGAAGGAGCAAAACTCTATAGCCATCTTCCAAGCTTTGCCAGTTTAGATAAGCCGCATAAACAAGTGCATGATGCAGGACAACAAGCTTTAAAGGCCTATGCTTCAGGCAATATTGCCTCCATCATCAACCACTTATCGATGATGGAGAATGCCAGCTTTGATGTGACCAGTGTGATTGACCGCTTACTGGGTGAAATTATTCACCATCTTGAGCAATAGCCATTCGTAAGCCTTGCGCGCTACTCTCTAAGGCCAACTCAATCAGTTGGATGGAGCGTAGCGCGGATTCTGCACTCACTGGGCTCGCCTCACCATCACGAATCGCCGCCACAACTTGTTGGAAGTAGTGTTGATACCCGCCTTGCTCAGTCGGAATAACCTCGCTTCCCTCTGCATGATAGAACATCCCAAACTGCTCTGGCGTTTCTTGCGCCCATTCGGGAGTAGAAGGAGCAACACCCGCTTTCAAACGATCCTCTTGTGGATCCAAGCCGTATTTGACGAACTTACCTAAGCTACCAAGCACTTGATAACGCACATTGGGTTCAGGGCTATACAAGTTGGCATGCAGCCGCACTACATGTTGCGGGTAGTACAATTGCAGATCAAAATAATCAATCGTGCTTGCCTCTGGCCTCATAATTCGGCAATCCGCCGATAACGATTGTGGAAGACCAAACAACGCTAAGGCTTGATCAAGTAGGTGGGGGGCTAAATCGAACAAAATGCCGCCCCCCTCTTGGGCTTGTTCACGCCAACGTTGGCGAACAATGGGGCGATAGCGGTCAAAATGTGATTCAAACAGTTTTATTTCGCCTAGTCGGCCGTCCCCAATCAGTTTCTTGATGGTCAGAAAATCCCCATCCCAACGTCGATTATGAAACACACTCAATACTAGGTTTTTCTGTTGTGCTAATTCGATGAGGGTTTTGCCTTGCTCAATACGCGTAACAAAGGGCTTTTCCACAATCACATGTTTACCTTGTTCTAACGCCAGTTTAGCGAGAGAAAAATGCACATCATTCGGTGCGGTGATAATCACCAATTCAACAGCACTTTCTGTGATCAGCCGTTCAGCGGTATCATAATACGCGACCTGAGGATGCGCTTGTTGTACGGTTTGCTGCTGGCTAGAGCTGATCGCCACCAGCATCAGCGAATCTAATGCCTCAATAAACGGTAAGTGAAAGGTTTTTGCGGAATATCCATAACCAATAACGCCGACCTTTAATGCTCTTTCTTGCATGGCAAACAACCTTTCGTTAAACGCTGAGTGGGAAATAGATCATGCCGCCGAAATATAATGTCGGGGTGACCGTTTTTGCTGACGAAGCTCTTGGATAAGGGCATCAACATCCAGTTCAATATTGAAACGACGCTTCAAGTTTGCCAGAAAGATCGGATCTTCACACATCGCTTTCTCTGGCTGATCACTAATTTTGGCAACAGGGCGGCCTTGGCACTCGGCCAATTTGATAACGATAGACAAGGGACGATACTCAACCCCTGCTGTGTTACGCCATTGTGCCAAATCATTGGTTAAAAAGGTGCCAATCCCAAATGAAATGTTCACCCGTCCGGCAAAATATTCACACAAATCCAGCGCTTGCTCAAAATCCAAACCGTCAGAGAAAATAAACAGTTTCTTCATAGGGTCTATCCCCAACTGCTGATAATGAGCAATCATCTTATCTCCCCATCGGAATGGGCAGCCGGAATCATGTCGCACACCATCATAAACATTCGCTAAATGGCGGTTAAAATCATTCAAAAAAGCATCAATGGTTAAGGTATCTGTTGGAGCAATCGCCAACATACCATCAAATGCAGCCAGCCAACGCTCCAATGCCACTTGTTGTGAATCACGTTCATTGACTAGGGCTTGGTGACCCATAAACCACTCATGGGCAATGGTACCAATTGGTTTGAGTTCAAACTCGCGGGCAAAATGATAATTACTGGTTCCCAGCATCCATTGTGGAATTTCTTGCTTCAAGCACGCCAATACATCACGCTGTACTTGGCTAGAAAAACGGCGACGTGTTCCCATCTCAGTCAGTGAAAAGTTGGTGATGCCACGACGGGCAATCTCTGCTTTTAGATGGTTGAGTTTGTTGTGTAACACACTGATAGGCAATGTTTCTGGCACATCAGCCCAACGCTGACGACTACGAACTTCCGAGACAATCGCCATCACAAGAGTTTCATACAAAATCGTATCGCGCCAACTGCCACGAATACCGATTCGCAACTGTTGTTTGCCCGCCTGCTTAAGAATGCCTATCTCCACTTGCTCTTGCGGTGTAAAACGGAAATAACGCAGCGATTGTAAGAAAGTCGGTTTGAGGTGCGGCGCATGTTGCGTCAAGTAGTGAATATCTGCATCGGAAAAACGTAATGACCCGAGCTGAGTGATTTCTTGGCGTATTTCATCAAGCAGTGTACTGACATCTTCATCACTACGCACAATCAATTCATAACGGACCGAAACATCGGGATAAAAGTGATGTATCGCCTGCATCATATTGATTTTGTAGGCATCGAGGTCAAGCAGACTACGAATGATGTGGGGAGAAAACAGGCGCGGGTTCATGGTAGCCTTCCTTCAGTTCACTTCTGATGTTAGTAACATTTTGTTGCTAACTTTTGCTGGCACGATAATCGAGCCACCTATGTTTGTCAACTTTTGTGACAAACCCATGTTCATAGCATGGATTAGCATGCTATACCATCAACTAAGCTAGACAGCACTCTTTTTATCATGCGTCGAGTAGCCGGTTAGTTTTCTGCACAATAAGTTTGTCACATTCCGTTATTTACATTTGACCCTTACCTTTCAGTTACCTAGAATAGCCGCATCTCACTTTAGGAAAGTTGTATGATTGTCACCATCGATATGATCTGCTTGCGTCTTGCTCCCACGGGCATTGAGACTTTATTAGTCAAACGCAGCAATCCCAATCGACCAGACTGTGGCCTGTGGGCAATCCCAGGCGGTTGGGTATTCGATGAGGATCTGAGTGGACAAGGAGGAGAGCCAGCGGATAAAGATTTTGACTCGGCACGCCGCCGCATTTGCCGGCAAAAAATCCATACCTACCCGAACTTTATTAGTGACCCTTTAGTGGATGGCAACCCTAAGCGCGATCCCAGTGGTTGGAGCATTAGTATTTCTCACTACGCACTGCTTAATCACTCCAACGTCAAACAGATTGAAGATGCCGGAATGGATAGAAGCCGTGTTGATTGGTTTGCACTGGAGAGTATTTTGCTAGGCAAACAACCCTTAGCGTTTGATCATGTGGCGCAAATTCAACACGCATGGAAGAAATTGCGCGCAGCAGTGGAGTACACCTCTGTGGTGCTATTTTCACTTGAACACGAGTTTTTGGTGGCAGACATTATTGACGCGTACGCCAAATTCGGGGTTGAAATGAACCGGATGACGGTTAAACGCAGGTTGATTGATACCGGTGTGATTATCAGCACGCAGCGCATGGCAGCTTCAAGCAAAGGCAAAGGTGGTAAGCCTGCAACGGTTTATCGGCTCGCGAGTAATGAGGTGACATACTTTCAAACCTGTTTACGTAGCTAACTCCGCACTTTTCCGTTTACCACCGCAGGTAGTAAGCTTCAATCTCCGTGCAACCTCCCGTTCTTTTTCATCACTCTTTTTATTCCCCGTCAAGCGTGGTTAGATAGAACCCTCTACGTAGCGATCGGAGAACCCGCTAGTGATGAACATTGTCATTTTGCATGGTTTGTACATGCATGGTTTAGTGATGCAACCTCTTGCCCAGCGTCTGAATAAACTCGGGTATCAAACGAAAGTGCTCAGCTACAACACCCTCGCCATTGATGATGAAAAGGTGTTTCAGGCGATGGATGATGCCTTAAATCCAGATCAGGTTAACGTACTGGTCGGCCATAGTCTGGGTGGGTTGATGATCAAACATTATTTACGTTCTCGCCACCCATCTCTGAGTATGATCTCTCATGTGATTACCTTGGGTTCCCCCCTTAAAGGTGCCTCAATTGTCGGCAAAATTCAGCAAATGGGCTTAGGTGCGATGTTAGGTAATGCCAATTTATATGGCCTAGAACTTCACCAAGATCATTGGGAACTCCCGCAATTACTCGGCAGTATTGCCGGAACCTTACCGCTAGGCTTTCGCCCCTTATTACTCGGGGGATCACCCTTGTGCGATGGTACAGTAACGGTGGCAGAAACCCAGATAAGTGGAATGACCGATCATCTTCTCCTGCGTCAAAGCCATACCGGTTTGGTGTATAGCCATCAAGCCGCTCACCAAATTGACCATTTCATTCGCCACAATCAGTTCGACCATAAAAAAATCCCCGAATGAGATGATAAGCCTCAATTCGGGGAGAGCCAGGTGAATATAGTTTGGCAAAAGAACCACTTTCACTATCGTAGAAGGAGAAAGTGGTTGGTCACAGCGGTTCTGTGACATTCAATTTACTCGTCATCTGGCCATTACGCAGGCGGGTTGTCTCGATTAATGTGATAGCTTAATCCGATGAGTCATTTTCAACAGACTGAATGTGCAATGCTTTTTGATTTAGCAAGCATTCCACTACTTTAAAACGGGCAGCTTTAACTAAGTTAGCTAACGTTTGCCTTGATACTTGCATCTGCACCGCGGCTTGTTGCTGCTGTAAACCGAGTTGGTCAACCAGCCTTAGGGCTTCAAGCTCATCCGGAGCCAACGTAACGCTATCCAGTTCACTTAAAGGGATTCCGTTAGGTTTAAAACAAGAGGCTTGCGGGTGGCAACCAATTCGGCGCGGGATTTTAGGGCGAACCACTGTACAGCTCCTATCAACGTAGACCGAGGTATTGAACGAGAAATCAGTCAAAAACTCAACTCATCCCTATCGCCTTATCCAATAAAAAGGCCGCTCCGTGCGGCCATAGTGTATATGATTAACGAGATTCAAGCGGATAAGAACGGTAACTCCACATTCCATACGTTCTGAGTGCATCACGGTAAATACCTAAAAGCTCTCCACTTGACGCCGTTTCTAATTCACTCAGTGGTTTATCTGGGTAAGACACCGTATCGAAAGTAATCCCTCTTGGTCCTGTTTGCCAACTGGCGATCTCAAACAGCGTTTGTCCACGGCGCACATGACTCGCGGAGCTAATAATCGTCGCATGTTTAATGCCGTGACGAGCCAACGCATAACTACTGAACAGCGCGTTGTCTACCGTACTGGTCGCGTAATTTTCTTCAATAATGCGTGTCGCACTGACACCATGCTCCACCAACCAATCGGCCATCAACTTCCCTTCTGTTTTGTGGTTTTGCGGAACACCTCCCGTCAAAACAATCACCGCGTCGGGATTGGCTTTTGCCATTGCAAGTGTCGTTTCCAATCGTTTAATCAGGATCTCATGCATAGAACCATCAGGGTTGAGTGCATAACCCAAAGTCACAATGGCACCATCTTGCCCCAGTTTTTGTGTGGCTTCGGCTTTCAGAGGCGTGGCGATAATCCGATCAACCGTTTCAATGATGTGTTGCAGATCAGCGGCTCGGCCAAGATTCAACGATTCTACGGCTTTCATGTGTTGTTGGTAAGCGACTTCGTTACCTTTGAACTTTTGCCATACCGCAAGGTAGCTGTGTACATCAACATCATCTGGAGCCACACTCAACGCTTGGTTAAACAACTCGATCGCTTGATCAACATTCTTATTATAAATTTGCGCGTTAGCCGCCGAGATCAGCAAGTCTGTACGATACGGCTCCAGTTGATAAGCCTCTAACAGCCTTTGAGTGACTATCTCCATATTGCTTGGCATTTTAGCGGTAAAACCCGCATGGGAGACTCGCGCCGGAGACTTAAAGGCTATCAATGCATCTTGTAAAAGTTGATCGACCACTTGCCGCTGAGTGACAAACTGACTGTATTCAACACTCGGTTGCACCACCTTTTCCTTCGCGATGACCGAGCAAGGTAAGGAAAAAGCCATAACGCTGGTGATAGCGAGTGTGAGTAGCGATTTATTCATAATGATGATTCCTTATTTGGAGCAGCAAAAAATCAATCTATGAAGTAACACCCCAACAAACCGTGATTCGGTTCGCAGAGTGGGCATCGCTAGTAAATAGAAAAACGGAACACTGGCAGCAACCTCACTTTCTGGCTAGCTTAGCCGATCAACGCCACCATGCCCTGCCACTCTATCTTCTCAGAAACGATAAAAAGCGGATGATTAATAAATTAACATCCACTTTCTCGCCACTTCCGGAACTCGATTCTATTTGTCGATTGCATATTTTGAGTTTGTGGTTGAGATTACATGCTCTCAATCAGAAAAGGGGATAAGTATGTCGTTCGTGCACCTTCTGCAACTTTTGTGTTTGGCTGCAATATGGGGAGGATCATTTCTTTTTATGCGCATTGCCGCACACAGTTTTGGCCCCGCTTATCTGATTGAAGCCCGCGTCGGGTTTGCGGCACTCAGTTTGCTTTTGGTTTCCCTGCTGTTGAAAAAGTCGCTCCCAGTGCGCCAACATTGGCGGCATTTCATGATATTAGGTTTGGTCAACACGGCCGTACCGTTTTTATTTTTTGCTTATGCCGCACTCACGCTGAATGTGTCCACGCTCTCCATTCTCAATTCAACGGCTCCCATCTGGGGAGCGGTAATTGGCTTTTTTTGGCATGGCACGCCATTGACGCGCAAAGCTTTAGCTGGGCTAGTTTGCGGTGTGATGGGAGTCGCGGTCATTGTCGGTTGGGATGTCGCCGCCATCGGTCAACAAGCCACACTACCGGTCATTTGTGCAGCGCTGGCCGCCGGCAGTTACGGCTTAGCCACCAATTACACCAAGCATGCGCCACAAATTACCGCTTTTGAAAATGCGCATGGCAGCATGTGGGCCGCCTGCTTGTGGGTGGCTCCGCTGATGTGGTTTATCCCGTTACGCGCCCAACCTTCGAGTTTGGAATGGGGAGCAGTCGTGCTATTGGGGGTCATCTGCACTGGGTTGGCGTATTTAATCTATTTCCGCTTAGTCAAAGCGATCGGGGCGGCATCAACGTTATCGGTGACGTTTTTGATCCCAGTGTTTGGCATTCTCTGGGGCTATTGGATCCTTGATGAGTCTATCGGTCTAAATACTTTCTTTGGCACGCTATTAGTTCTCACCGGAACGATGTTGGTAACCGGTTTTTCTCTGCGAAAAGCCCTACTTCCGCATTAATTTCAAACGTATTCACCTTAGAACATTCAGCCATTTTCATTCGATGAGAATGGCTTTTTTTGTTGCATATCCAAACTTATATGTTGCATTTGATGCAAAAGACAACATTTAAGGCTAAAACTTTGTTACCAAAAGTGAGCTCCAGCCACAGTTTAAGTGATAAAGATCACAATGAAGTGGCATGATTTACTTTTTATTTTCGAGTTTTTCTTTACCCCTGCTAACCTCCCGCTCGCTTTGCAATGATGTCAGAGCGAAAAAACTATAAGGAGTGTTCTGGATGAATACCAAAAAACCGTTATCGCTCACCGCCAAGGTTATTCTTGGTATGGTAGCCGGTATTTTGACTGGATTTGCGATTCGCGCCCTGTTTGCAGGAAATGGATTTGTAGACGCATATATCGTTAATGGACTGTTTGATGTTGGCGGAAAGATTTTTATCGCCAGCTTGAAAATGTTAGTCGTACCACTGGTGTTTGTTTCCCTAGTCTGTGGTACCAGCTCACTGAAAGATCTCTCGACCTTGGGACGCATGGGTAGCAAAACTTTAGGCTTCTACCTTGCAACAACCGCAATTGCGATCACGTTAGCCCTAACCATGGGTAGCCTATTCCAACCCGGAGCCGGCGCTGATCTCACTGCCGCCAGCAATTTTACCTCGGCGGAAGCGCCCTCACTGGGCAAAGTGATTGTGGATATGTTCCCAACCAACCCGATCAGTGCAATGGCGCAAGGCAATACCTTGCAGATCATCATCTTTGCTGTGTTGTTTGGTGTCGCTATCAGTGCCGCAGGCAAACCGGGTGAACGCATTGCTCAAGTATTCAGTGATCTGAATGAAGTGATCATGAAGCTGGTTGCGATGCTGATGCACCTTGCGCCATACGGTGTATTTTTCCTCATGGCGAAATTGTTTACCGGTCTTGGCCTTGGCGCCATTTTGAATCTGGCCGAATACTTCGTGGTGCTGGCAGGTACGTTATTGCTGCATGCTTTTATCACTTACGGCTTGATGCTGAAAACCTTCGCAGGTCTAAGCCCGTTGGTGTTCTTCCGTAAAATGGAAGATGCCATCATGTTTGCGTTTTCGACCGCATCATCCAATGCCACCATTCCTATCACCATGGAAACGGTGAAAAACCGTTTAGGTGTTGACAACAAAGTGGCTTCTTTCACCGTACCACTCGGTGCTACTGTCAACATGGATGGTACCGCGATCATGCAAGGTGTCGCGACTGCATTTATCGCCCAAGCTTTTAATATCGACCTCACCATGACTGATTACCTGATGGTGATCCTGACGGCCACGCTCGCCTCTGTCGGTACAGCAGGCGTTCCTGGGGTCGGCTTAGTCATGCTAGCGATGGTACTGAACCAAGTGGGTCTACCACTGGAAGGGATTGCACTGATTATGGGTGTCGACCGCCTACTCGATATGATCCGCACCGCCGTTAACATTACTGGGGATGCGTGCGTATCTTGTATTGTGGCGAAATCAGAAAACGCTTTTGATGAAGCTCGTTTCTCTGACCCCAAAGCAGGTGAGAAAGAAGAAGCGGTACATCTATCACAAGCGTAAGCAATCACCACCACTAAAAGCAGTGGTTTAGGGATGATAAGAAATAGGCCTCGCATTTTGCGAGGCCTTTTGCATAACAATGTCGTGAATTACAAAAACAGGTTCATCACCCACA
This genomic window from Vibrio metoecus contains:
- a CDS encoding dicarboxylate/amino acid:cation symporter, which encodes MNTKKPLSLTAKVILGMVAGILTGFAIRALFAGNGFVDAYIVNGLFDVGGKIFIASLKMLVVPLVFVSLVCGTSSLKDLSTLGRMGSKTLGFYLATTAIAITLALTMGSLFQPGAGADLTAASNFTSAEAPSLGKVIVDMFPTNPISAMAQGNTLQIIIFAVLFGVAISAAGKPGERIAQVFSDLNEVIMKLVAMLMHLAPYGVFFLMAKLFTGLGLGAILNLAEYFVVLAGTLLLHAFITYGLMLKTFAGLSPLVFFRKMEDAIMFAFSTASSNATIPITMETVKNRLGVDNKVASFTVPLGATVNMDGTAIMQGVATAFIAQAFNIDLTMTDYLMVILTATLASVGTAGVPGVGLVMLAMVLNQVGLPLEGIALIMGVDRLLDMIRTAVNITGDACVSCIVAKSENAFDEARFSDPKAGEKEEAVHLSQA